A genome region from Clupea harengus chromosome 7, Ch_v2.0.2, whole genome shotgun sequence includes the following:
- the opn4xb gene encoding opsin 4xb: MSREQVEDMEETEKFFKKVDVPVHVHYIVAFFIVVVGALGMTGNALVMFAFYSNKKLRSVPNYFIVNLAVSDFLMAFTQAPIFFINSLYNEWVFGETACKVYAFCGALFGITSMINLLAISIDRYLVITKPLQAMQWNSKRRTTVAIILVWLYSLGWSLAPLVGWSSYIPEGLMTSCTWDYTTYSVANRSYTMMLCCFVFFIPLGVILYCYLFMFFAIRKAGRDLEMMGTSSIQQQSMRNEWRLAKIAFVVIIVYVLSWSPYACVTLIAWAGYAHKLTPYSKTVPAVIAKASTIYNPFIYAIIHTKYRNTLAEKVSCLSCLSQKKQKECQSMTNSETSAHDTGFSRQSSVFKAKLHAVTSTSATYSSDVVHVLQSHKMGDVELDMMSRKADSFRSSSSFPLLKDHNKSVKRHKTKTKHHSHATERKQHPSITGSLSLCDHHLVNGVLNMATIPLLVGSKDPQAVNSTTDTDGNQHQEPYQRSTLDPAHFPRLCHGIPRIIISPTSESSLTEEALYLDDSRPGSQAMDLGDLVLDLRQFKCSSELLESVESFLS, encoded by the exons ATGTCCCGCGAACAGGTGGAGGAcatggaggagacagagaagttCTTTAAGAAGGTGGACGTCCCTGTCCATGTGCACTACATTGTGGCCTTCTTCATTGTGGTCGTTGGAGCTCTGGGGATGACGGGCAATGCTCTGGTGATGTTTGCTTTCTACAG cAATAAGAAGCTGAGGAGTGTGCCTAACTACTTCATAGTGAATCTGGCCGTGAGTGACTTCCTCATGGCCTTCACCCAGGCACCCATCTTCTTCATCAACTCCCTCTACAATGAGTGGGTGTTTGGGGAAACGG CCTGTAAGGTGTATGCCTTTTGTGGGGCCCTCTTTGGCATCACCTCTATGATAAACCTGTTGGCCATCTCCATCGACCGCTACCTCGTCATCACCAAGCCCCTGCAGGCCATGCAGTGGAACTCCAAACGTAGAACCACCGTGGCCATCATACTGGTCTGGCTCTACTCTCTCGGATGGAGTCTGGCCCCACTTGTTGGCTGGA GCTCTTACATTCCAGAAGGGCTCATGACCAGCTGCACCTGGGACTACACCACCTACTCTGTGGCAAACAGGAGCTACACCATGATGCTCTGCTGCTTTGTGTTCTTCATTCCTCTGGGAGTCATCCTTTACTGCTACCTCTTCATGTTCTTCGCCATCCGCAAAGCCGGCAG GGACTTGGAGATGATGGGAACGTCCAGTATTCAGCAGCAGTCTATGCGTAATGAGTGGCGGCTGGCCAAGATCGCGTTTGTGGTCATCATCGTGTATGTGCTGTCCTGGTCCCCCTACGCCTGTGTCACGCTCATCGCTTGGGCTGG GTATGCCCACAAGCTTACTCCATATTCCAAAACAGTTCCTGCAGTCATAGCAAAAGCTTCCACAATCTATAACCCGTTCATCTATGctatcatacacacaaaatacag GAACACCTTAGCTGAGAAGGTGTCCTGTCTGTCGTGCCTGTCTCAGAAGAAACAGAAGGAATGCCAGTCCATGACCAACAGTGAGACGTCCGCCCACGACACTGGGTTCAGCAGGCAGTCGTCTGTCTTCAAGGCGAAACTCCACGCCGTTACCTCGACTTCGGCCACGTACAGTAGTGATGTG GTTCATGTACTGCAATCACACAAGATGGGGGATGTAGAACTCGATATGATGTCCCGCAAAGCAGACTCCTTCAGAAGCTCATCTTCTTTTCCCCTGCTCAAAGACCACAACAAATCAGTCAAACGGCACAAGACCAAGACCAAACACCACTCACATGCCACTGAACGAAAA CAACACCCAAGCATCACAGGATCTCTGAGTCTCTGTGATCACCATCTGGTGAACGGCGTGTTGAACATGGCCACCATCCCGCTGCTGGTCGGGTCTAAGGACCCGCAGGCTGTGAACTCAACTACGGACACGGACGGCAATCAACACCAGGAGCCCTACCAGAGAAGCACCCTGGACCCGGCTCATTTCCCCCGGCTGTGTCACGGCATCCCACGCATCATCATCAGCCCCACGTCAGAGAGCAGCCTGACTGAGGAGGCCTTGTATTTGGACGATAGTAGGCCCGGGTCGCAGGCAATGGACTTGGGTGACCTGGTGTTAGATCTGCGACAGTTTAAGTGTTCCTCTGAACTGCTTGAGTCTGTGGAGAGTTTCCTATCCTGA